A stretch of Halomonas elongata DSM 2581 DNA encodes these proteins:
- a CDS encoding amino acid ABC transporter substrate-binding protein has product MLRSPGFLRNVALTLLSAGAIAFAGIAQAEDDPLRVGMSGGYFPFTFVEQDTLKGFEVDVMEAVADEMGTEVAFETANFSGLFGMLESGRIDTIANQITITDERQAKYVFTEPYVYDGAQVVVKKGNDTTSGVEDLKGKSVAVNLGSNYEQLLRELPYADEIDIRTYESNIEQDTALGRVDAFVMDRVSASQVIKEKPLPLELAGKPFSEIRNALPFRDTEEGRELRDRVDQALATLREDGTLTDISERWFGTDITRP; this is encoded by the coding sequence ATGTTGCGTTCCCCAGGATTTTTACGAAACGTCGCCCTGACGCTGCTGTCCGCCGGTGCCATTGCCTTTGCCGGCATCGCCCAGGCGGAGGATGACCCCCTTCGGGTCGGCATGTCCGGCGGCTATTTCCCGTTCACCTTCGTCGAGCAGGATACCCTCAAGGGGTTCGAGGTCGACGTGATGGAGGCCGTGGCCGACGAAATGGGTACCGAGGTGGCGTTCGAGACCGCCAACTTCTCCGGGCTGTTCGGCATGCTCGAGTCAGGGCGTATCGATACCATCGCCAACCAGATCACCATCACCGACGAGCGTCAGGCCAAGTACGTCTTCACTGAACCTTATGTCTACGACGGCGCCCAGGTCGTGGTCAAGAAGGGCAATGACACCACCTCCGGTGTCGAGGACCTGAAAGGCAAGAGCGTGGCCGTGAACCTGGGGTCCAACTACGAGCAGTTGCTGCGCGAGCTGCCCTATGCCGACGAGATCGACATCCGGACCTACGAGAGCAACATCGAGCAGGATACTGCCCTGGGCCGCGTCGATGCCTTCGTCATGGACCGGGTGAGTGCCAGTCAGGTCATCAAGGAGAAACCCCTGCCGCTCGAGCTGGCCGGCAAGCCGTTCTCGGAGATTCGCAATGCGCTGCCGTTCCGCGACACCGAGGAAGGTCGTGAGCTGCGTGATCGGGTCGATCAGGCACTCGCCACGCTGCGCGAGGATGGCACCCTGACGGACATCTCCGAGCGTTGGTTCGGTACCGATATCACACGTCCCTGA
- a CDS encoding amino acid ABC transporter permease: protein MNVLDFDYMLGLVPILLSYLPLTLEMAAAGMALALVLACGLAVIRVLKIPGLNAATMLFISFFRGTPLLVQLFLFYYGLPQLLDFLTQINGITATIMGLTLHFSAYMAESIRAAIVGVDRSQTEAALSIGMTNGQLMRRIVLPQATRVAVPTLMNYFIDMIKATSLAFTLGVTELMGATQKEAAGSFLYFEAFVTVAVVYWVIVELLAWGQRRLETRLNKAYRR, encoded by the coding sequence ATGAACGTTCTCGATTTCGACTACATGCTGGGGCTGGTGCCCATCCTGCTGAGCTATCTGCCGCTGACCCTCGAGATGGCGGCAGCCGGGATGGCCCTGGCCCTGGTGCTGGCCTGCGGCCTGGCGGTCATCCGGGTACTGAAGATTCCGGGGCTGAACGCGGCGACCATGCTGTTCATCTCCTTCTTTCGCGGTACCCCCTTGCTGGTGCAGCTCTTCCTGTTCTATTACGGCTTGCCCCAGCTACTGGACTTCCTGACCCAGATCAACGGTATCACCGCCACCATCATGGGGCTGACGCTGCACTTCTCGGCCTACATGGCGGAGTCGATTCGTGCCGCCATCGTGGGTGTCGACCGCAGTCAGACCGAGGCGGCGCTGTCCATCGGCATGACCAATGGCCAGTTGATGCGGCGCATCGTGCTGCCCCAGGCGACCCGGGTGGCCGTGCCCACCCTGATGAATTACTTCATCGACATGATCAAGGCCACCTCGCTGGCCTTTACCCTGGGCGTCACCGAACTGATGGGGGCGACCCAGAAGGAGGCGGCCGGCAGCTTCCTGTATTTCGAGGCCTTCGTCACCGTGGCGGTGGTCTACTGGGTCATCGTCGAGTTGCTGGCCTGGGGCCAGCGCCGACTGGAGACGCGACTCAACAAGGCGTATCGCAGATGA
- a CDS encoding amino acid ABC transporter ATP-binding protein produces MIKIANLVKRFGGTPVLDGIDLTIERGEIIVVIGPSGTGKSTLLRCLNFLERPDAGQLSLGDLEIDVTRASRADILVARRRTAFVFQNYALFANKTALENIAEGLIVVNRWPRDKAHARAREILERIGLADKADAYPASLSGGQQQRVGIGRAMAAQAEIILFDEPTSSLDPEWVEEVLGLMKQLASERQTMLVVTHEMGFAQDVADRVVFMEGGRIVEQGPPSRLFNAPEDPRTRDFLRKVLAGQPTPQAL; encoded by the coding sequence ATGATCAAGATAGCCAACCTGGTCAAGCGCTTCGGCGGCACGCCGGTGCTCGACGGCATCGATCTCACCATCGAGCGTGGCGAGATCATCGTGGTGATCGGCCCGTCGGGGACCGGCAAGTCGACCCTGCTGCGCTGCCTGAACTTTCTCGAGCGGCCGGATGCCGGCCAACTGTCTCTGGGGGATCTGGAGATCGATGTCACCCGCGCCAGTCGGGCGGACATCCTGGTGGCGCGCCGTCGCACGGCCTTCGTCTTCCAGAACTATGCGTTGTTCGCCAACAAGACGGCGCTGGAGAACATCGCCGAGGGCTTGATCGTGGTCAATCGCTGGCCCAGGGACAAGGCGCATGCGCGGGCCAGGGAAATCCTCGAGCGCATCGGGCTGGCCGACAAGGCCGATGCCTATCCGGCATCGCTGTCCGGCGGGCAGCAGCAGCGTGTGGGCATTGGTCGTGCCATGGCCGCCCAGGCCGAGATCATTCTCTTCGACGAGCCGACGTCATCGCTCGACCCGGAGTGGGTCGAGGAGGTGCTGGGACTGATGAAGCAATTGGCCTCCGAGCGGCAAACCATGCTGGTGGTGACCCATGAGATGGGCTTCGCGCAGGACGTGGCCGATCGCGTGGTGTTCATGGAAGGCGGTCGCATCGTCGAGCAGGGCCCTCCCTCACGGCTGTTCAATGCCCCCGAGGATCCGCGTACCCGCGACTTCCTGCGCAAGGTGCTGGCCGGTCAGCCGACACCGCAGGCGTTGTGA
- a CDS encoding YqcC family protein, translated as MTVHEELDSALRELESTMRAANLWRLERPEPAAFDSAQPFCVDTMSLPQWLRFVFIARLDELVAAEGPMPASCDVAPAVEAYLTQEGARNSDRILMGKAVERIDTLVTEN; from the coding sequence ATGACCGTTCACGAGGAACTCGACAGCGCGCTGCGCGAGCTCGAGTCCACCATGAGGGCCGCCAACCTGTGGCGCCTGGAGCGCCCCGAGCCAGCGGCCTTCGACAGCGCCCAGCCATTCTGCGTCGATACCATGAGCCTGCCGCAATGGCTGCGCTTCGTGTTCATCGCCAGGCTCGATGAGCTGGTCGCGGCGGAGGGGCCCATGCCCGCGAGTTGCGACGTGGCGCCGGCGGTGGAGGCCTATCTGACTCAGGAAGGGGCGCGCAACAGTGACCGAATCCTGATGGGCAAGGCTGTCGAACGTATCGACACCCTGGTCACCGAAAATTGA
- a CDS encoding gamma-glutamylcyclotransferase family protein, whose translation MPYYFAYGSNMNPARVEARIGDTRRAVAGVLVDHVLRFDKASKVPGISHANVAPRPGERVEGVLFELASPEQIRDMDPFEGHPDEYRRHRLPIETAEGAIEAWVYIARPGTTADALRPAREYLEHLLCGQAFLSADYHAWLADVPAVAGLDDRTLAALGLSRHSPR comes from the coding sequence ATGCCCTATTACTTCGCCTATGGCAGCAACATGAATCCGGCGCGGGTCGAAGCGCGCATCGGTGATACGCGTCGTGCCGTGGCGGGCGTGCTGGTCGACCATGTGCTGAGGTTCGACAAGGCCTCGAAGGTCCCCGGTATCAGCCATGCCAACGTGGCGCCACGACCGGGAGAGCGTGTCGAAGGGGTGCTGTTCGAGCTGGCGTCTCCCGAACAGATCCGTGACATGGACCCCTTCGAGGGTCATCCCGATGAATATCGTCGACACCGCCTGCCCATCGAGACGGCCGAAGGTGCCATCGAGGCCTGGGTATACATCGCCAGGCCGGGGACCACCGCCGATGCGTTGCGGCCTGCGCGCGAGTATCTCGAGCACTTGTTGTGCGGTCAGGCCTTTCTCTCGGCCGACTATCATGCCTGGCTGGCCGACGTACCGGCAGTCGCCGGACTGGATGACCGGACCCTGGCCGCCCTGGGGTTGTCACGCCACAGTCCGCGCTGA
- a CDS encoding OmpW/AlkL family protein — MKATRLISATAFAAATLFAAQSAMAYQAGDIYVRGGYAKSDVKSDNGKVAHQDVNVSDENGIAYGLGYLFTDKLGVELNGTEAMEHDITGGSFDRTPVNLMLNYYPMGGTDSRIQPYAGVGLNYTHFSNESVSGMDLDDSYGAAGQVGVDLALTDNILVGAFANYADVDSDVDMHGHGAGKVKLDPLTVGGGLTYRF; from the coding sequence ATGAAAGCGACTCGTCTGATTTCTGCCACTGCCTTCGCCGCAGCCACTCTTTTCGCCGCCCAGTCCGCCATGGCGTATCAGGCCGGCGACATCTACGTGCGTGGCGGTTACGCCAAGTCCGACGTGAAGAGCGACAACGGCAAGGTTGCCCACCAGGACGTCAACGTCTCCGATGAGAATGGCATCGCCTATGGCCTTGGCTACCTGTTCACCGACAAGCTGGGCGTCGAGCTCAACGGTACAGAGGCCATGGAGCATGACATCACCGGCGGCAGCTTTGATCGCACCCCGGTCAACCTGATGCTCAACTACTATCCGATGGGCGGTACTGACTCACGCATCCAGCCCTATGCGGGCGTCGGTCTCAACTACACTCACTTCTCCAATGAGTCTGTGAGTGGCATGGACCTCGACGACTCCTACGGCGCTGCCGGCCAGGTGGGCGTGGATCTGGCCCTGACCGACAACATCCTGGTCGGTGCCTTCGCCAACTACGCCGATGTGGACAGCGACGTGGACATGCACGGCCACGGCGCAGGCAAGGTCAAGCTCGACCCCCTCACCGTCGGTGGTGGCCTGACCTACCGCTTCTAA
- the putP gene encoding sodium/proline symporter PutP — protein sequence MAIGVWISLFAYFALMIAIGVYAMRRATSSSEDYMLGGRALSPKVAALSAGASDMSGWLLLGLPGALFASGLGSAWIGIGLLVGAFFNWTLVAPRLREQTVHYGNAITIPSFLANRFPTQALSLRTVSAIVIVIFFAVYTASGLVAGGKLFESAFSGIFNFGGLSDYAAGVIITLGVVLVYTVVGGFLAVSMTDFVQGCIMMLALVIMPAVVLFGEGGGGFSQASQTLNEVDPSLLSWTEGLTFIGWLSAVTWGLGYFGQPHIIVRFMAIRNLKDVPTARNIGMGWMLISLIGAVSLGIFGRAYAIRNGLDVQDPETIFIILANLLFHPLVTGFLYAALLAAVMSTISSQLLVSSSSLTEDFYRLFLRKEASSKECVTIGRISVVLVGLVAAVIASNPDSQVLGLVSNAWAGFGAAFGPLIILSLMWPRTNGAGAIAGMVVGAATVMIWIALGWNAEFMGGPGVYEIIPGFIAAFIAIMVVSSVTKDAGEYQHISH from the coding sequence ATGGCTATCGGTGTTTGGATCAGTCTTTTTGCTTACTTTGCGCTCATGATCGCCATTGGCGTCTATGCCATGCGCAGAGCCACATCCTCATCCGAGGATTACATGCTGGGTGGACGAGCACTCAGTCCCAAGGTCGCGGCCCTGTCGGCCGGGGCTTCGGACATGAGTGGCTGGTTGCTGCTGGGCTTGCCCGGGGCGCTGTTCGCTTCAGGCCTGGGGTCGGCCTGGATCGGCATCGGCCTGCTTGTCGGCGCCTTCTTCAACTGGACCCTAGTGGCGCCCCGTCTTCGTGAACAGACGGTTCACTACGGCAATGCCATTACCATCCCATCCTTCCTGGCGAATCGCTTCCCGACCCAGGCACTGTCGCTGAGAACGGTGTCGGCCATCGTGATCGTCATCTTCTTCGCGGTCTACACGGCTTCTGGCCTGGTCGCGGGCGGCAAGCTGTTCGAAAGCGCGTTCTCCGGCATCTTCAACTTCGGCGGCCTGAGTGACTATGCGGCCGGCGTCATCATCACGCTGGGTGTGGTACTCGTCTATACCGTGGTTGGCGGTTTCCTGGCCGTGAGCATGACGGACTTCGTGCAGGGCTGCATCATGATGCTGGCACTAGTGATCATGCCGGCGGTCGTGCTCTTCGGCGAAGGTGGCGGCGGTTTCTCCCAGGCGTCACAGACTCTGAATGAAGTCGATCCCTCGCTGCTCTCGTGGACGGAGGGACTGACCTTCATCGGCTGGTTGTCGGCGGTGACCTGGGGACTGGGTTACTTCGGGCAGCCGCACATCATCGTGCGCTTCATGGCCATCCGCAACCTCAAGGATGTTCCGACTGCCCGTAACATCGGCATGGGCTGGATGCTCATCTCCCTGATCGGGGCGGTCTCTCTGGGTATCTTCGGCCGTGCCTATGCCATCCGCAATGGCCTGGACGTTCAGGACCCGGAAACCATTTTCATCATCCTGGCCAATCTGCTGTTCCATCCGCTGGTCACCGGCTTCCTCTACGCTGCGTTGCTGGCTGCGGTCATGAGCACCATTTCCAGCCAGCTGCTGGTGTCTTCTTCTTCGCTGACAGAGGATTTCTATCGCCTGTTCCTGCGCAAGGAAGCAAGCAGCAAGGAGTGCGTGACTATCGGCCGAATCAGTGTCGTGCTGGTTGGCCTGGTGGCGGCGGTCATTGCATCCAACCCGGATTCTCAGGTCCTGGGTCTGGTCAGTAACGCCTGGGCAGGTTTCGGTGCCGCCTTTGGTCCGCTGATCATCCTGTCGCTGATGTGGCCGCGTACCAATGGCGCCGGCGCCATTGCCGGCATGGTCGTGGGTGCCGCCACCGTCATGATCTGGATTGCACTGGGCTGGAACGCCGAGTTCATGGGTGGTCCCGGTGTCTACGAGATCATTCCCGGCTTCATCGCTGCCTTTATTGCCATCATGGTAGTGAGCAGCGTCACCAAAGATGCGGGGGAATACCAGCACATCTCTCACTGA